The window TGGTTTACGACAACGAGCGACTTTTGAGCAACAACAACTGGCAGCAACAGGCACAAACCCACGATGCTTTATTGCTGAAATACAAACGCAACGGCTGGCAAATTGATTTTGGTACGGCTTTTAACCAGGCAAAGGACACCGTTTATTCCACCGATTATTCTTTAAAAAGTATTAAAGGCAATTATAAAACACTCAATTTTTTGTGGATTACCAAAAAGATTAATAACCTAAAATTATCCGCCATAGGCATTGCCGATGGTTTTCAGAAAGCCGGAACAACCAACACCAATTATGTTCGTTTAACTTATGGTGGCGTTGCCGATTACAAAGTTAAAAAATTTGGTGCTGCCATACGTGCTTTCTGCCAGTCGGGTAAAGATGTAACCGGTGTAAATATCGCTGCTTTTTATGTAAATCCGGAAATATATTATTCTCCAATTAAAGAGTTTACATTAAATCCTGGTATTGAAGTCATCTCAGGTAAGGATGGTAAGGATGCAGATAATGAAGATGTAAACTGTTTTTCCACCCTTTATGGAACCGGCCATTCTTTCGACGGGCACATGGATTATTTTACCGATATGCCCAAACATACCAAAGGTGCCGGGCTGATAGACGCATACCTGAAACTTACGTGTAAACTTTCCGCAAAGTCAACTTTCAAAACCGATTTCCATTACTTTGCCTTAGAAAACAATTATTTGGATGCCGGAAAATCTATTGATAAATATTTAGGAACCGAGGCAGATATGTCATTGAAAGTAGATTTTTCCAGAGAAGTAAGTCTGCAGATAGGCTATTCAGCCATGCTTGCCGGTAAGTCTATGGAAACCATTATTGGTGGTGATTCCAGCCGCATTGGCAACTGGGGTTGGACAATGCTTACCATTAAGCCAACCTTGTTTTCTTTAAAATAGGACAAAATTTTTTACTGAAATAAAAATAGCTTTTCGGGCATCCGGTAAGCTATTTTTTTTGACAAACATTATAATCTAAGAATGGCTTGCAACTTTACGTCGAAGTCGGGTTATAAATTAGTCTGAACTTGAAACAAATTATTGAAAATATTTCTGGAAATGAGCCCCTACTGCGGAGCAATGTCCTGAAAAGTTTTGGAAGCTAATCCAACTGCGGAGTAACAGAATAAGCTGCCGTAAAATGTGCTGTGTATTGCAATTGCATTATTCAACCCTTCCCGGGTACCCTTCCAGTGCTTCTTTCAAACATTTTACCGCATTTTTAAGGTCTTCTTTTTTAAGAACGTACGCAATACGGACTTCGTTTTTGCCCAAACCGGGTGTGGCATAAAAGCCTGTAGCAGGGGCAAGCATCACTGTTTGATTTTCGAAATTGAAGTCTTCGAGCAACCATTGACAAAACTTGTCAGAATCATCAATAGGCAAGCCAATAATGGTATAAAACGCGCCTTTAGGCATGGGTGCAACAACGCCTTTAATTTTATTTAATTCGGCGATAACAAAATTTCTGCGTGCAATATATTCGTTATATACTTCATTGAAATATTCAGGAGGAGTTTGCAAAGATGCCTCCCCAGCCACCTGCCCGAGAGAAGGCGGGCTTAAACGAGCCTGTGCATACTTCAGGGCAGCACCCATCAGGCATTTGTTTTTGGAAATCAAAGCGCCTATACGAACGCCACATTCACTGTAACGTTTGGATACCGAATCTACCAAAACCACATTTTCAGCAATACCGTCAAGCTTCATCACCGAAAAATGTGTGGTACCATCATAGCAAAATTCGCGGTAAACCTCATCGGCAAACAAATAGAGGTCGTATTTTAAAACAAGCAGCCTAAGCTGCTCCAATTCTTCTTTTGAGTACAGGTATCCCGTAGGATTATTTGGGTTGCAAACGAGAATCGCCTTTGTTTTCGGGGTTATTTTCTTTTCAAACTCGACGATGGGAGGCAGAGCGAAACCATTTTCAATATTTGAAGTGATGGGAATTACTTTTATGCCCGATTGTATAGCAAAACCATTGTAATTTGTATAAAACGGCTCGGGAATAATTACTTCATCCCCAGGATTTAGACAACACATCATTGCAAAAATAAGCGCTTCAGAACCCCCGGTGGTAATTATAATATCATCATATTCAATATTTATTCCAATCTTTTGGTAATACCCGGCAAGTTTACGGCGGTAGGACTCATTGCCCGCCGAGTGGCTGTATTCTATCACACGCTGGTCGAATGTTCTTATAGCCTGAATAGCAACTTCTGGCGTTTTAATATCAGGCTGTCCTATATTAAGATGGTAAACTTTTATCCCCCTTTTCTTGGCAGCTTCTGCAAAAGGAACAAGTTTTCGGATAGGTGAAGCTGGCATTACATGAGCACGTTCGGAAATTTTTGGCATAACTATTTATTTTGAAATATGATTACAGAGTTAATGATCGGCAAAATTAGTAACTTTTTTTACTAAGAATAGTAATTTGTAGAAATAAAAAAGCCCGTTGTATTAACGGGCTAAAATATATTTACTACATAAAGCTAAGTTTATTTTGCAACAGGCATAGTCCCTTTGTTAACATCTTTAATCGGGGCTTGGGTGGTGTTTTTGTCTACCACTTCACCTTGAATTTTCAGTACAATGGTTGAGTTTTTTGCATTGGAAACCACTGTTACTTGTTTGGCAAATTTTCCCGTTCGTTTTGTATCATACTTAACTTTAATCACATCCGATTTCCTGGGTAAAATAGGTTTACGAGGCCATTCGGGAATAGTGCAACCACAGGAAGAAGTAACACTTGTAAGAACCAGGGGTTCTTTTCCTGTGTTTTTAAATTCAAATTCACAGTTTCCATCACCTTCCTGCAAAATGGTTCCATAATCATGAACAATCTTGTTAAAGGAAATTTCGGGCGCATTTTTATCAGGTGCCTGATTCTTAACTGGCTCCTGGGCAAAAGCAAACGAAAACACTAACAGCAAAATAGTGGTAAGAACAATAAGTTTTTTCATAAGATAATTATTATTAGTATTTTATGTAAATTTTAACACACAGCAACAAAAATAAAAAAAAATATAGCTTGTAGGTAATATTTTTTATTTTTTTAACAAATTTTATACCGAAAGCCTATATAAAAGAAATATTTCGTAACTTAATTTTAATACTTTTGCAGCGTACAATGGACGTTAATGCTTAGCAGATCAAAATTAATATTTGTTTTAATTGCCTTATTTTTAGTTTTTAGCATGTGCTGCCCCTGTAAAAAGGGATCAGTTACAAAAGCTGGCAATGTTACGGGTGTAGCTGCATTACCCCACACAATTATCTATAAAACAAAGGGTGAATACAGCATTC is drawn from Lentimicrobiaceae bacterium and contains these coding sequences:
- a CDS encoding alginate export family protein, which translates into the protein MKFKTFTLILIALLANTALRAQFVLDGELRPRAELRDGYKKLPTSETDFAALVTQRTRLNFKFNYQKYSGKITVQDVRIWGDEKLKQDNPSLGVYEAWVELPVYDSISIKIGRQELVYDNERLLSNNNWQQQAQTHDALLLKYKRNGWQIDFGTAFNQAKDTVYSTDYSLKSIKGNYKTLNFLWITKKINNLKLSAIGIADGFQKAGTTNTNYVRLTYGGVADYKVKKFGAAIRAFCQSGKDVTGVNIAAFYVNPEIYYSPIKEFTLNPGIEVISGKDGKDADNEDVNCFSTLYGTGHSFDGHMDYFTDMPKHTKGAGLIDAYLKLTCKLSAKSTFKTDFHYFALENNYLDAGKSIDKYLGTEADMSLKVDFSREVSLQIGYSAMLAGKSMETIIGGDSSRIGNWGWTMLTIKPTLFSLK
- a CDS encoding pyridoxal phosphate-dependent aminotransferase, whose translation is MPKISERAHVMPASPIRKLVPFAEAAKKRGIKVYHLNIGQPDIKTPEVAIQAIRTFDQRVIEYSHSAGNESYRRKLAGYYQKIGINIEYDDIIITTGGSEALIFAMMCCLNPGDEVIIPEPFYTNYNGFAIQSGIKVIPITSNIENGFALPPIVEFEKKITPKTKAILVCNPNNPTGYLYSKEELEQLRLLVLKYDLYLFADEVYREFCYDGTTHFSVMKLDGIAENVVLVDSVSKRYSECGVRIGALISKNKCLMGAALKYAQARLSPPSLGQVAGEASLQTPPEYFNEVYNEYIARRNFVIAELNKIKGVVAPMPKGAFYTIIGLPIDDSDKFCQWLLEDFNFENQTVMLAPATGFYATPGLGKNEVRIAYVLKKEDLKNAVKCLKEALEGYPGRVE
- a CDS encoding DUF1573 domain-containing protein, with protein sequence MKKLIVLTTILLLVFSFAFAQEPVKNQAPDKNAPEISFNKIVHDYGTILQEGDGNCEFEFKNTGKEPLVLTSVTSSCGCTIPEWPRKPILPRKSDVIKVKYDTKRTGKFAKQVTVVSNAKNSTIVLKIQGEVVDKNTTQAPIKDVNKGTMPVAK